The following coding sequences lie in one Mycobacterium sp. 050128 genomic window:
- a CDS encoding lipoprotein LpqH gives MKNPDTRRRISCGVAGLGAVVLTVGLPACSNSGSKPASPTSSSAPPSNTILMLDQHTHTITAKVSCTSSASAPHATPPESGDLTTRISVHDDSASLSFALSDEKPPSVDGFSISLKVGDGEYQLPYQPTQSVNQVMVTKDGPKYTITGNGQGTMPGQTGMRQITFGIHLTCP, from the coding sequence ATGAAGAATCCGGACACTCGCCGGCGAATCAGCTGCGGGGTTGCCGGGCTCGGCGCGGTCGTGTTGACCGTCGGCCTGCCGGCCTGTTCCAACAGCGGCAGCAAGCCCGCGTCGCCGACGAGCTCGAGTGCGCCTCCGTCGAACACCATCCTGATGCTGGACCAGCACACCCACACGATCACTGCCAAAGTCAGCTGCACCAGCTCAGCCTCGGCACCGCACGCAACACCTCCGGAATCGGGCGATCTGACGACGCGAATCAGCGTCCACGACGATTCGGCGTCGCTGTCCTTCGCGCTGTCGGACGAAAAGCCGCCCAGCGTTGACGGCTTTTCGATTTCGCTGAAAGTCGGAGACGGTGAGTACCAGCTGCCCTATCAGCCGACCCAATCCGTGAACCAGGTGATGGTCACCAAAGACGGCCCGAAATACACGATCACCGGCAACGGCCAGGGGACGATGCCCGGCCAAACCGGGATGCGTCAGATCACATTCGGGATACACCTGACTTGCCCGTGA
- a CDS encoding LLM class F420-dependent oxidoreductase, whose product MSTPSVKLSLSTPVVITMPGASAAWEQDASIEELAQLAETADRLGYHHLTCSEHIALPAVEHQRRGMRYWDPLATLGYLAARTQRIRLATNVLVLAYHHPLEIAKRYGTLDKVSNGRLILGVGVGSLKEEFDLLGAPYDDRGPRGDDALRALRASLSVSEPAYHGEFYSFDGLVVDPCAVQDHVPIWIGGRTLRSLRRAVTLADGWAPFNVTLQQTREWLGRFELPAGFEVVLPPPAPLDPINDPDRTREILADTAAHGATTITTWFIHRSLQHYLENLHALAELHPPGGAA is encoded by the coding sequence ATGAGTACCCCGTCGGTAAAGCTGTCGCTGTCCACACCGGTCGTGATCACGATGCCCGGCGCCAGCGCCGCCTGGGAGCAGGATGCTTCGATCGAGGAGTTGGCCCAGCTCGCCGAAACCGCAGACCGGTTGGGCTATCACCACCTGACCTGCAGCGAGCACATCGCGCTGCCCGCAGTGGAACATCAACGCCGGGGTATGCGGTACTGGGATCCGCTGGCGACGTTGGGCTACCTGGCCGCGCGCACGCAGCGGATCCGGTTGGCCACCAACGTGTTAGTCCTCGCCTACCACCACCCGCTCGAAATCGCCAAGCGCTATGGCACGTTGGACAAGGTCAGCAATGGCCGGCTCATCCTCGGCGTCGGCGTCGGCAGCCTCAAAGAGGAATTCGACCTTCTCGGTGCCCCTTACGACGACCGCGGACCGCGCGGCGACGACGCGCTGCGAGCGCTACGCGCGTCCCTGTCGGTTTCAGAACCCGCCTACCACGGTGAGTTTTATTCGTTCGACGGTCTGGTCGTCGACCCGTGCGCGGTTCAGGACCACGTCCCCATCTGGATCGGCGGACGCACACTGCGATCACTGCGCCGCGCCGTCACCCTGGCCGACGGGTGGGCTCCTTTCAATGTGACGTTGCAGCAGACCCGAGAATGGCTGGGCCGCTTCGAACTTCCGGCCGGCTTCGAGGTGGTGCTGCCGCCGCCGGCACCGCTGGACCCGATCAATGATCCCGACCGCACCCGCGAGATACTCGCCGACACCGCCGCGCACGGCGCGACCACCATTACCACCTGGTTCATCCATAGGTCTCTGCAGCACTATTTGGAGAACCTGCACGCCCTGGCCGAACTCCATCCCCCCGGCGGTGCCGCATGA
- a CDS encoding SDR family NAD(P)-dependent oxidoreductase: MTGRLAGKVAIITGASTGLGPVLGSVFVREGARVLLAARREELVREAAAAAGPGAIAMRADVTNEKDVAAMVARAVGEFGQVDILCNNAAAPGKDHWIWEQTLDNWNATIAIDVTAAMLCTREVLNQSMLQRRSGVILNFSSTAGYNGIVRKTHYVTAKASLRAFTKTVALEVGPHGIRCNCIVPGAIDTDLYRNWLQRTADEQGVEVEAVRAKSLKDVALRDISSPDDVANLALFLASDESRTITGQSIPVDAGGYMQG; encoded by the coding sequence ATGACGGGCAGGTTAGCGGGCAAGGTGGCGATTATCACCGGGGCAAGCACCGGCCTGGGACCAGTTCTAGGATCGGTGTTCGTCCGCGAGGGTGCGCGGGTACTGCTCGCCGCCCGGCGCGAGGAGCTGGTCCGCGAGGCCGCGGCGGCGGCAGGGCCCGGCGCGATCGCGATGCGGGCCGACGTCACCAACGAAAAGGACGTCGCGGCCATGGTGGCACGCGCGGTCGGCGAGTTCGGACAGGTCGACATCCTCTGCAATAACGCCGCCGCGCCGGGGAAAGACCACTGGATCTGGGAGCAGACGCTCGACAACTGGAATGCCACGATCGCCATTGATGTCACCGCGGCGATGCTGTGCACCCGCGAAGTGCTCAACCAGTCGATGCTGCAACGGCGCAGCGGAGTCATCCTGAACTTCTCCTCTACCGCGGGCTATAACGGCATCGTCCGCAAAACCCACTACGTGACTGCGAAGGCATCACTGCGAGCCTTCACCAAGACCGTTGCCCTCGAAGTCGGTCCGCACGGGATCCGGTGCAATTGCATCGTGCCGGGCGCGATCGATACAGATCTTTATCGCAATTGGTTACAGCGCACCGCCGACGAGCAGGGTGTCGAGGTCGAGGCCGTGCGCGCGAAGTCTCTCAAAGACGTCGCTCTGCGCGATATTTCGTCGCCCGACGATGTGGCCAACCTGGCGTTGTTCTTGGCCAGTGACGAGAGCCGAACCATCACAGGGCAATCGATCCCCGTCGACGCCGGAGGGTATATGCAGGGATGA
- a CDS encoding TetR/AcrR family transcriptional regulator — translation MVATGNQATAPAGARRAYGGLDRDEVVVALRDLAKRVGVQRVTMRELATELGAAVPSVYYHVPSKQTALELVAESVLAEIPLPEGGRWDARLIELYCAAREMILGVPGVASILQTSVGNEPARRLDRHSRGLLAEAGLAKPAAAAAHTVLYTYLLGSIALQETRSADATPRVKRQLANHFRAGLDVIVAGIKSSS, via the coding sequence GTGGTTGCAACCGGGAATCAGGCCACAGCGCCGGCCGGCGCACGCCGCGCCTACGGGGGCCTCGATCGCGACGAGGTGGTGGTCGCGTTGCGTGACTTGGCGAAGCGGGTGGGCGTGCAGCGCGTGACAATGCGCGAACTGGCCACTGAGCTCGGCGCCGCCGTGCCCTCGGTGTACTACCACGTCCCCAGTAAGCAGACGGCTCTCGAGCTGGTTGCCGAGTCCGTACTCGCAGAGATCCCCCTCCCGGAAGGGGGACGATGGGACGCCAGGCTGATCGAGCTCTATTGCGCCGCGAGGGAAATGATCCTGGGAGTCCCCGGTGTCGCGAGCATCCTGCAGACCAGCGTCGGGAACGAGCCCGCGCGCCGTCTGGATCGACACAGCCGCGGCCTGCTCGCCGAGGCGGGCCTCGCGAAACCCGCTGCGGCCGCTGCTCATACGGTCTTGTACACGTACCTGCTGGGCTCGATTGCTCTGCAGGAAACACGCTCCGCGGACGCTACACCCCGTGTTAAACGCCAGCTGGCCAACCACTTTCGCGCCGGTCTCGATGTGATCGTCGCCGGAATCAAGTCGTCGTCCTAG
- a CDS encoding cytochrome P450 — protein sequence MSIPKPNVLGSLVVENQQTASDRDAAAVLDPDTFVGGAPFDALTRLRADAPVHPVQLPGLPRAWLLTKHADVRLVSRDTDTFTSSKGNTLVEVEAAPNSALLPGIDPPRHVLYRKLINQGFTVRNVQRLEPHMRKVAQDIVADITAKGEFDAVTDISAEMSLQVIADVLGVPAEDRMEVFRWSNAIGSLGIEDPDYAPTPEALGQAAAEMFSYCGELVAHRRKYGLTDDILSALLAAEVDGEKLNRDQLNEFFLLLAIAGNETTRNTLSHGVLALSEHPEQQALLARDREAVKPAVEELLRWASPVMHFRRTVTRDVEIRGQHVPAGDWVLLHYLSANRDEEVFDRAGEFDVTRPDAGHAAFGGGGVHFCLGAQLARLELRVMLEELYPNVPGLTVTGPPDRLRSSFFHGIKRLPCSAR from the coding sequence ATGAGTATTCCCAAGCCGAATGTGTTGGGGTCCCTGGTTGTCGAGAACCAGCAGACCGCTTCCGATCGCGATGCCGCGGCGGTGCTCGATCCCGACACCTTCGTCGGCGGTGCCCCGTTCGACGCGTTGACGCGGTTACGGGCCGACGCACCGGTGCACCCGGTGCAGTTACCCGGACTACCCAGGGCATGGCTACTCACCAAGCACGCCGATGTGCGACTGGTCAGCCGCGACACCGATACCTTCACCAGCAGCAAGGGCAACACACTCGTGGAGGTCGAGGCGGCACCGAACTCGGCGCTACTGCCCGGCATCGACCCGCCGCGTCACGTCCTGTACCGCAAGCTGATCAACCAGGGCTTCACCGTCCGCAATGTGCAGCGGCTGGAACCACACATGCGTAAGGTCGCCCAAGACATCGTCGCCGACATCACGGCCAAGGGTGAATTCGATGCCGTGACAGACATTTCCGCGGAGATGTCGTTACAGGTGATCGCCGACGTGCTCGGGGTGCCCGCCGAAGACCGGATGGAGGTTTTCCGGTGGAGTAACGCCATCGGCAGCCTGGGCATCGAAGACCCCGACTACGCTCCGACTCCGGAAGCCCTTGGGCAGGCCGCTGCCGAAATGTTCTCCTACTGCGGCGAATTGGTAGCCCACCGACGCAAGTACGGGCTCACCGACGACATTTTGTCGGCGCTGCTGGCCGCGGAGGTCGACGGCGAAAAGCTGAACCGCGACCAGCTGAACGAGTTCTTCCTGCTGCTGGCGATCGCCGGCAACGAAACCACCCGCAATACCCTGAGTCACGGGGTGTTGGCGCTGTCAGAGCACCCGGAGCAGCAGGCCCTGCTTGCCCGTGATCGCGAGGCCGTCAAGCCCGCCGTGGAGGAACTGCTGCGCTGGGCCTCACCGGTCATGCATTTTCGTCGTACCGTCACCCGCGACGTCGAAATCCGTGGCCAGCACGTTCCCGCCGGCGATTGGGTATTGCTGCACTACCTGTCGGCCAATCGCGACGAGGAGGTCTTCGATCGGGCCGGCGAATTCGACGTCACTCGCCCGGACGCCGGTCATGCCGCGTTCGGCGGCGGAGGAGTGCACTTCTGTCTCGGCGCTCAGCTCGCCCGGCTGGAATTGCGGGTCATGCTCGAAGAGCTGTACCCAAATGTGCCGGGCCTGACGGTCACTGGGCCGCCCGACCGGTTACGCTCGTCGTTCTTCCACGGCATCAAGCGCCTGCCGTGTAGTGCGCGTTGA
- a CDS encoding alpha/beta hydrolase, whose translation MLEVIEKRPGRDSAKPPVLFVHGAWHGAWYWDEYFLDFFADKGYRSLAVSLRSHGKSAEPKRNLFCSIADYVDDVASVATELPTAPIVIGHSLGGFVVQKYLESHDAPAAVLLASAPPSGVTGFMLRLGRRHPWHTARTLLTTKSLHAVGGTPKLTREQFYSRYTPEADVVRYTAPLGEEYAGRWFLDMLLLNLPKPDRVKAPVLVLGAEDDGCFTPREVHQTARAYGTTAEIFPNMGHNMMVEPEWALVAARIHAWLEGVTSTRTTRQALDAVEERRA comes from the coding sequence ATGCTCGAGGTGATCGAAAAGAGACCGGGCCGCGATTCTGCGAAACCGCCGGTGCTTTTTGTCCACGGCGCCTGGCATGGCGCTTGGTATTGGGACGAGTACTTCTTGGACTTCTTCGCGGACAAGGGCTATCGGTCGCTCGCGGTGAGCCTTCGCAGCCACGGAAAGAGCGCCGAGCCGAAGCGAAATCTCTTCTGTTCGATCGCCGACTACGTCGACGATGTCGCATCCGTTGCCACCGAATTGCCTACTGCGCCGATAGTGATCGGGCACTCGTTGGGCGGGTTCGTGGTCCAGAAGTACCTGGAGTCACACGACGCTCCAGCCGCCGTGTTGCTCGCCTCCGCACCACCGAGCGGGGTCACCGGATTCATGTTGCGCCTCGGCAGGCGGCATCCGTGGCATACCGCGCGAACTCTGTTGACTACCAAGTCGTTACACGCCGTAGGCGGCACGCCCAAATTAACCCGCGAACAGTTCTATTCTCGATACACCCCGGAGGCCGACGTGGTGCGCTACACCGCACCGCTGGGCGAAGAATATGCGGGCAGATGGTTCCTCGATATGTTGCTGCTCAACCTGCCCAAACCTGATCGGGTCAAGGCTCCGGTATTGGTCCTGGGCGCCGAAGACGACGGGTGCTTCACCCCGCGGGAAGTGCATCAGACCGCACGGGCCTACGGCACCACCGCAGAGATCTTTCCCAACATGGGCCACAACATGATGGTCGAGCCCGAATGGGCCTTGGTGGCCGCACGAATTCACGCCTGGCTGGAAGGCGTAACCTCAACGCGCACTACACGGCAGGCGCTTGATGCCGTGGAAGAACGACGAGCGTAA
- a CDS encoding 5'-methylthioadenosine/S-adenosylhomocysteine nucleosidase family protein has translation MTVDSSEQRTLVLTAFPVEADEVLSHTTLDLDPVVVADRRHFYLGSIRGKKVIVAMTGIGMVNATEATDTALTYFSSTVGAVVFSGVAGGAGRTGIADVAVPARWTLDNGATFHPVDADMLTVAETLSVTLESAKRMRHEPQLLVGGDGCSYDNNNGRAFPNIPLGGAVFGCQPRTAPDRSVFHTGNFFQAAWPWLRHGLISNAKVVSAADPAFDATDSETAAAQAVADARGVPFLGIRGMSDGPGDPLRLPGFPFQFFVYKRVAAVNAARVTAAFLRRWPGA, from the coding sequence GTGACGGTGGATTCGTCCGAACAGCGCACGCTGGTCTTGACGGCCTTCCCCGTCGAGGCAGATGAGGTGCTGTCCCACACCACGCTCGACCTCGACCCCGTAGTGGTCGCCGACCGTCGGCATTTCTATCTCGGCTCGATTCGCGGCAAGAAGGTCATCGTGGCGATGACCGGCATTGGCATGGTCAACGCTACCGAGGCCACCGATACCGCGCTGACCTACTTCTCCAGCACCGTTGGCGCGGTGGTGTTTTCGGGTGTGGCGGGCGGTGCCGGGCGGACCGGCATCGCCGATGTGGCCGTACCGGCGCGCTGGACGCTGGACAACGGCGCAACATTCCACCCCGTCGATGCCGACATGTTGACTGTTGCCGAGACCCTTTCCGTCACATTGGAAAGCGCGAAACGGATGCGGCATGAGCCGCAGCTGCTGGTCGGTGGTGACGGCTGCAGCTACGACAACAACAATGGGCGGGCATTCCCGAATATCCCGCTCGGTGGCGCGGTGTTCGGCTGCCAACCGCGAACGGCACCGGATCGCTCCGTCTTCCACACCGGCAACTTCTTTCAGGCCGCGTGGCCATGGCTGAGGCACGGCCTGATCAGCAACGCGAAGGTCGTTTCGGCGGCGGATCCGGCATTCGATGCCACAGACAGTGAGACCGCGGCGGCGCAGGCCGTCGCGGACGCGCGTGGCGTGCCGTTCCTAGGGATACGCGGAATGTCGGACGGACCGGGTGATCCACTTCGGTTGCCGGGCTTTCCGTTTCAGTTCTTCGTCTACAAGCGGGTCGCCGCCGTCAACGCCGCGCGAGTGACGGCGGCGTTCCTGCGGCGCTGGCCGGGTGCCTGA
- a CDS encoding sulfurtransferase, translated as MEARDRVLITATELADLIEADDPLTILDVRWRLDQPDGRATYLDGHLPGAVYVSLDDELSDHTVSGRGRHPLPSGRSLQDAARRWGIRQGSLVVVYDDWNRAGSARAWWVLTAAGLANVRILDGGLGAWRAAGRSLETGEVTPQAGNVTVPHEDLYAGALPTVTAEQAGAGAVTLLDARAPDRYRGEVEPVDAVAGHIPGARNLPSGSVLAADGTFLGDYALAQQLSDRGIDSTGPLGAYCGSGVTATIAVAALAAMGRETALYPGSWSEWSSDPSHPVARGPE; from the coding sequence GTGGAAGCGCGCGACCGGGTGTTGATCACCGCCACGGAGCTGGCCGACCTGATCGAGGCCGACGATCCGCTGACCATATTGGATGTCCGTTGGCGGCTCGACCAACCCGACGGGCGCGCGACCTACCTGGACGGCCACCTCCCGGGCGCCGTCTATGTGTCGCTCGACGACGAACTCAGCGATCACACCGTGTCCGGCCGCGGCCGTCACCCGCTGCCGTCGGGACGAAGCCTGCAGGACGCCGCACGCCGTTGGGGTATCCGGCAGGGCTCGTTGGTCGTGGTCTATGACGACTGGAATCGAGCGGGTTCTGCGCGCGCCTGGTGGGTGTTGACCGCGGCCGGGCTAGCGAACGTCCGCATCTTGGACGGCGGACTGGGCGCATGGCGGGCAGCCGGGCGAAGCCTTGAGACGGGCGAGGTCACCCCGCAGGCGGGGAATGTGACTGTGCCCCACGAGGATTTGTATGCCGGAGCTCTGCCCACCGTGACGGCCGAACAAGCCGGCGCGGGCGCCGTGACGCTGCTCGATGCGCGCGCACCCGATCGCTATCGCGGCGAGGTCGAACCCGTCGACGCCGTCGCGGGTCACATCCCGGGGGCACGGAACCTGCCCAGCGGCTCGGTGCTGGCGGCCGACGGCACGTTTCTTGGTGACTATGCGCTCGCCCAGCAATTGTCCGATCGCGGCATCGACAGCACCGGCCCGTTGGGCGCCTACTGCGGGTCGGGCGTGACCGCCACCATCGCGGTCGCGGCGCTCGCGGCGATGGGTCGCGAGACCGCGCTGTATCCGGGGTCGTGGTCCGAATGGTCGTCGGATCCGAGTCACCCGGTCGCTCGCGGGCCCGAATAG